One window of Candidatus Palauibacter soopunensis genomic DNA carries:
- a CDS encoding aminotransferase class I/II-fold pyridoxal phosphate-dependent enzyme: MMGTARTAGTGRAASTDAVHAGEQEPRPEGAVVTPIYQTANYELHGEDYHDIGYIRLSTTPNHRVLGERIAALEATEAALVLGSGMAAISGSLLTLLSAGDHVLVQDTLYGGTAAFLQQDLPRFRIGHTVIDPQDPSSWAASLTPTTRAMYVETLTNPLVQVADLEAVVAFAREHGLLTLIDNTFASPINFRPAEIGFDLVLESCTKYMNGHSDIVAGSVAGPADLVRRVKVMQDHLGGSLDPHAAFLLERGLKTLSVRVREQNASAGRLAARLEAHPAVSVVHYPGLTSHAQHERAARLFDGFGGMLSFELEGGVDAADAFISALEIPMVAASLGGPESLVVRPAAAVHAGMSAEERAKAGIRDALIRFSTGLEATEDLAADLDRALANLPRAVAGLTA; this comes from the coding sequence ATGATGGGAACGGCGAGAACAGCGGGAACGGGAAGGGCGGCGTCCACCGACGCCGTGCACGCAGGCGAGCAGGAGCCGAGGCCCGAGGGGGCCGTCGTCACGCCGATCTACCAGACGGCGAACTACGAGCTTCACGGCGAGGACTACCACGACATCGGGTACATCCGGCTCAGCACGACGCCGAACCATCGCGTGCTCGGGGAGCGCATTGCGGCGCTGGAGGCGACGGAAGCGGCCCTCGTCCTCGGCAGCGGGATGGCGGCGATCTCGGGGTCACTGCTCACGCTGCTGTCCGCCGGCGACCATGTGCTCGTGCAGGACACCCTGTACGGCGGCACGGCCGCCTTCCTGCAGCAGGACCTGCCGCGGTTCCGGATCGGGCACACGGTAATCGACCCTCAGGATCCGTCGAGCTGGGCGGCCTCGCTGACGCCGACCACGCGCGCCATGTACGTGGAGACCCTCACGAATCCGCTCGTGCAGGTTGCGGATCTGGAGGCCGTCGTGGCGTTCGCGCGCGAGCACGGGCTCCTGACCCTGATCGACAACACGTTCGCGAGCCCCATCAACTTCAGGCCGGCGGAAATCGGCTTCGATCTCGTCCTCGAGAGCTGCACGAAGTACATGAACGGCCACAGCGACATCGTGGCCGGGAGCGTGGCCGGGCCGGCGGACCTCGTGCGCCGCGTGAAGGTGATGCAGGACCATCTCGGCGGATCCCTCGACCCACACGCGGCGTTCCTGCTCGAGCGCGGGCTGAAGACATTGAGCGTGCGCGTCCGCGAACAGAACGCGTCGGCCGGGCGGCTGGCGGCGCGGCTCGAGGCGCACCCGGCCGTGTCCGTCGTGCACTATCCGGGACTGACGAGCCACGCCCAGCACGAGCGGGCGGCGCGCCTGTTCGACGGCTTCGGAGGGATGCTGTCATTCGAGCTCGAGGGCGGCGTCGACGCGGCCGATGCCTTCATCTCCGCGCTGGAGATCCCGATGGTCGCGGCCAGCCTCGGGGGCCCGGAGTCGCTGGTCGTGCGGCCCGCAGCGGCCGTCCACGCGGGCATGTCCGCCGAGGAGCGGGCGAAGGCGGGCATCCGGGACGCCCTCATCCGCTTCTCCACCGGACTGGAAGCGACGGAGGATCTCGCGGCCGACCTCGACCGGGCGCTGGCGAACCTGCCGCGGGCGGTCGCGGGCCTCACCGCGTGA
- a CDS encoding DUF4440 domain-containing protein — MKRTRPASGTFRFILAAGGLVAAAACGGRTPEAGETGGAVAVEAVRAEIERVTRRWEASLIAGAPGDAVADVFTPDAVRLPSGEPAVRGHEAIVRALAGSVPLREARFTIEDIEVDGDLAFANGMYRVRGPDDVELGGKFLEVWKRLETGWRIHRVMWD; from the coding sequence ATGAAGAGAACACGGCCCGCAAGCGGAACGTTCCGGTTCATCCTTGCGGCGGGCGGCCTGGTGGCGGCTGCGGCGTGTGGAGGCCGGACGCCGGAGGCGGGAGAGACCGGAGGGGCGGTCGCCGTCGAGGCGGTGCGAGCGGAGATCGAACGCGTCACGCGGCGTTGGGAAGCTTCGCTGATCGCGGGAGCGCCGGGCGACGCCGTCGCCGACGTCTTCACCCCGGACGCGGTGCGACTGCCGTCCGGAGAGCCGGCGGTTCGGGGGCACGAAGCCATCGTTCGCGCACTCGCCGGTTCCGTTCCGCTGCGCGAGGCCCGGTTCACGATCGAGGACATCGAAGTGGACGGCGACCTGGCGTTCGCGAACGGGATGTACCGGGTGCGCGGCCCCGACGATGTCGAACTCGGCGGAAAATTTCTCGAGGTGTGGAAGCGGCTCGAAACCGGGTGGCGTATCCACCGCGTCATGTGGGACTGA
- a CDS encoding pyridoxal-phosphate dependent enzyme produces MKPPGLPEIEAARDRVYAAALRSPLVRLGVDEGPEIWLKLENLQPIGSFKIRGSANAIGLIPPAELAAGVWTASAGNMAQGVAWNARRLGVPCSVVVPETAPRLKLDAIARLGATAVKTSVASWFEVFRTQRFDGMGGRFVHAFMDRDVMAGNGTIALELIEDLPDVDAVVVPFGGGGLACGIAAGVRAVAPHVPVFASEVAGQAPLAESLRAGRAVSISYTPSFVDGIGGPHVEPAMWELARDLLAGSVEITLEDTAEAIRLLATRNRVVAEGAGASSVAAALSGAVKGDKIVCVVSGGNLDPSSLATILAGDVP; encoded by the coding sequence GTGAAGCCTCCCGGCCTGCCGGAGATCGAGGCGGCGCGGGACCGGGTCTACGCGGCGGCGCTCCGCTCGCCGCTCGTCCGCCTCGGCGTCGACGAGGGACCGGAGATCTGGCTCAAGCTCGAAAACCTGCAGCCGATCGGCTCGTTCAAGATCCGGGGTTCCGCGAACGCGATCGGCCTGATCCCGCCCGCGGAGCTGGCGGCGGGAGTATGGACGGCGAGCGCGGGCAACATGGCGCAGGGCGTCGCCTGGAACGCGCGGCGCCTCGGCGTCCCGTGCTCGGTCGTCGTCCCGGAGACGGCGCCGCGGCTCAAGCTGGACGCGATCGCCCGGCTCGGCGCGACCGCCGTCAAGACCTCCGTCGCCTCCTGGTTCGAGGTGTTCCGCACGCAGCGCTTCGACGGGATGGGCGGACGTTTCGTCCACGCCTTCATGGACCGCGACGTGATGGCGGGGAACGGAACCATCGCGCTCGAACTGATCGAGGACCTCCCCGACGTGGACGCGGTCGTCGTCCCCTTCGGGGGAGGCGGACTCGCGTGCGGGATCGCCGCCGGCGTGCGGGCCGTCGCGCCGCACGTTCCCGTCTTCGCGTCCGAGGTCGCGGGTCAGGCCCCGCTCGCGGAGTCGCTGCGCGCGGGCCGGGCCGTCTCGATCTCCTACACGCCCTCGTTCGTCGACGGTATCGGGGGCCCGCACGTGGAACCCGCAATGTGGGAACTGGCGCGGGATCTCCTCGCCGGCTCCGTCGAGATCACGCTCGAAGACACCGCGGAGGCGATCCGATTGCTCGCCACCCGCAACCGCGTGGTCGCCGAGGGGGCGGGCGCCTCCTCCGTCGCGGCCGCCCTGTCGGGCGCGGTGAAGGGGGACAAGATTGTCTGCGTCGTGTCAGGAGGGAATCTGGATCCGTCCAGCCTGGCCACCATTCTCGCGGGCGACGTGCCATGA